From Camelina sativa cultivar DH55 chromosome 5, Cs, whole genome shotgun sequence:
CTTCTAGGAGAAAGGCACTGGGATGGATCTCATTGGAGTATGATACTCAGTTTGCACGTCTCCGAGATTATGGTGCCGAGATTATGGAATCAAATCCAGGATCTGTGTGGATATTGATACCGTGAAGAATGATGCTAGTGAGGATGTCTTCAACtagttttatgtttgttttgattttcttagaAAAACATGGAAAGCTAGTTGTAGGCCACTAATAGGAGTTGATGGGTatttcttaaaagaaaagattaaaggGCAGTTATTAGCGACATTAGGCAGAGATGCAGACAATGCTATTTATCCAATAGCATGGAGCGTTGTTCAAGTCGAGAACACAGATAATTTGCAATGGTTTGTGAATAGGTTGAAGATTGATCTAGACTTAGGAGATGGAGATGGTTACATTATTATGTCATATCGGCAAAAGGTATATGTTCCGTTTGTATTTGTTAAGCTCTagcataattatgttttatgaaGTTGTAGCATAATCATGCGGTTTCTGTTTCAGGGTTTGATAAAAGCTATTGAGTTAGAGTTACCAATGGTGGAGCATCGAAAATGTGTTAGGCACATTTATGGGAACCTGAAGAAGATTCATCCTAGTAAAAAGCTTTTGAAGAAACATCTCTAGGATCTGGCTTGGAGCTACAACATCACCGAATATGATCAAAACTTGGAGAGGATCCACGCATACGACTCAAAGGTGCATGAAGACAAAGCCAAAGACTTGGTGCAGGGCCTTTCACAAGCTTGGAAATTACTGTGAAGGTGTTGAGAACCACTCCATAGAGTCCTTCAACAATACCATCAACAAGGCAAGAGAAAAACCATTTGTGGCTATGTTAGAGATGGTTAGAAAGCTTGTCATGGTTTGGATTGCTAAACGATCTGCCCTTTCTCATGATCACAAAGGTTAGTTATTTCGATTTGTGTGTTAggcattgttttgatttgttaacattgttttgattcgttaacattgttttgatttgtacTCCTTATGTCAAACGGTTCCTTGCTAAAGAACATGAAAAAGCTTCTGAGTGCTACCACAAATGGGATGTATGAAGTCCAGCTGGGTTATGACAAGCATCGAGTCTGTTTGAGAACAATGAAGTGTACCTGCATGAAGTATCAAATATGTGGAATCCCATGTGAACATGCATATGGAgttataattaagaaaacattggAACCTGAAGATTATGTGTGTGAATGGTTCAGAACCTTTAAATGGCAGCAGAATTACAACGAAGGCTTGATTCCACTAAGAGGTCCACGCTTTTGGCCTTCTATTGGCGGTGATGATGTGCATGCACCACCTCCTAAAGAGGGAGAATCTACCTTCCAAAGAGGGAGAATTTACTAAGGcagacaagaagaggaagaaggggGTTAATGAGTCGCCTaccaagaagaaaccaaaagagaagaaaaggatcGTGCACTGTGGGGTTTGTGGTGCAGCTGACCATAACCGTAGGTTCAATCAGAAGAAAAATGCAACACATGTTAGATTTGTGTTATACATAATCATATGGTTTGATTTTGTTGGCTCGGATGAGTCTGATTGTTGGTTTTAAATGTAGGCTACTCAAGGTGAACCTTCTCAAGGGACTTTGACTCAAGAGAACTAATGGTGTCGCGTCAAGGAGATGTACGAGTAGGAGTAGAAGGATAATTGGCAATGGCATGAAAGAGAATCACAAGGAGGACTGGTCTGTTTTTGTAAGTATGGTCTTATTGTGATTAACTCTTAATGATGTCTTTTTGGAACCTTATTGAtgtcttttggtcttttggAACCTTATTGATGTCTTTTGTTATTGATGAACCTATGTAAGTTTCTTAGAACCATAATATCAGTATTTTGTAACCATAACCATTGACAACAACATCCATTACAAGAACATAATTTTGTCatacaaccaaacacaagatCATCATACACCCAACCAAACAAGATCATACACCCAACCAAACAAGATCATACAACCTTACTGATGTTACACTAGCTCATCCTGCTATCTTAAATAGACCAAACATGATTATACAGCCAAAAACTGTCACaactatcatcatcttcatccttgaTCTCAATTCTGATTTTGCATCTTCAACCCTCTCAAATAGCTCTTTCTCAAGctccattttcattttcttctcaatCTCCATTTCCATTTGTAGTTTTGCAGTGTGAAGAGTCAGAGACTCTACCTCATCCAATAGTGCCTCATTGACCCACTTGAAGTAGTGGTCATCGTTCATAAGCTATCAAGCAGCAATcacaacaatgaaaacaaattcaacataTCATAAAGGTGTATACTCACATATGTACCTTCTTCGCAGCTGCATACCCACAGCGGAAGTATCGTCGACAAAGATTTGTGtctgatttcaaatttttggcCACGATCACTTCtccacaccaacatctcttaggCACACCAAAACTTTACCTCGCCCTCTATCTCGGACATTTGATGCACAACTCGAAGCTCCAGAGACATTGCTCATGATTTCCAGAACTTAATTTAggagaatttgattttttagggtttatacaTTCAATATTTGGGGATTTTCGTTTTAAGACAAAGAACATCaatcgggtcgggttgttttttttactcgggttttaaatttgtttcaaacCGGGTTTAGGGGGTTTCTACCTGGTTAAGTTCGTAAACCGTCAAAACCCAGATTAGGGGGAAATGGCATGAGAACTATCATCTCGCGGGGAATTAGATTTACAATAGTTTATAGGGGGATACACAGGACGAGATTTAAGTTCCGCGTAGACGTGGTACGATGCCATAGTTATGGGGGGGGGGAAATAGGACGTGTTTCCCTACTAGAATATAACAAGGTCCACCGGCTAGTGAATCAGACACACAAGGTTCGTCTTCTCATCTCTGATTTAGTGCAcgtcgtttattttttttctcgtcTCTCCCTTGTTTCACCTaccgtctctctctttctcgcatCACAGCGACTGCTCAATTTGCGATTAGGTTCGGATTCAACTTGAATTAAACTTTAATTAGTCTCTGTATCTACTCAATTTCCTCTGATGTTTGGGCGATAGATGAGTcttaatgttttgtaaaatcTTTGTTACTACTActgtgatttttgattttttggataAGATCTTGGATTGATTTACGATATCTACCAATTCTGGTGAGAGCTTGTCAGAATATGAATCATGTGACTGATGGAAGAAGAGCTAATTGCAACCTCGCTTGTCTTGGTGTTTAGAAACCCCGTCCTCCTACTTTTCCTAGACATGATtttctactctctctctttctctatctagAATGCAATGGAAACTAGCTTTAGGTTGATTGAAAAAATTCTGATCTTTTTGGATCTTGTTACTTGATTAGCACGTGAAAGAGTCAATCATATTGATTAATCATTCATTAATAAAGAAACTTGATTTTGCAGGAGCAGGGAGATTCAGATCACCAGGATCAGGAGTAGGATTCGTTGCTCCTTCTCCTCAGTTTCGAgcctcttcttcttactctgcTTTTGttcatcagcagcaacaacaacagcagacTGGTCAATTCCCATTACCTTACCCTACTGCTTACGGGTAAGCGTAATAATCACATCAATAACAATCGATCTTGGTTAATGTGTGTAGCAAAGCCTAAAAGAAATGTTCTGCAGATTTGCTGGTTATTCTTAAGAGGGAATGTACCCAATGTTAGATTACTTTCATAGATCTTTCACAGTGTGACTTGTTTCCATTTCACTAATTTATCATTGAAGTtcttttgtatatgtttttgggTTGTAGAACTACTacaatcatcaattcatcatctttATGGAGGACACCAGTTTTCACCATATGTGGGACATCCATCATCAGGATCAACAGGATTGTACCATGGCTATTATCCATTCTATGCTCAATACAACACAGCACAAAGTAGCAATCAAGCACAAGCTCAACATCATCAAGGTTTCAGCTTTCAATACACTTCTCCACCACTTCCTCCTCTGCTGCAATATCCTTACTTGCCTCACCAGCAACACTTTAGTTCTCAGCAGCAATTCAGCTCTCAGCAGCAGCCTCCGCCTCCAGTCCTCTCCCTCCCAACCTCTCTAGCTCTATCAttgccatcatcttcatcaccactCTCTACAACTTCCACTTCAGGTTTGATTTCACAACTCAAAATCTTAATTGAAAAACCACTCAACACATTGTTTTGAATCATGCTTGATTGTAATGTTTTGTTGCGTATTATTTAGCTgcaacaacagcagcaacaaAAACAGTAGTTATAACTACAACGACAATGCAGCATCAGCAACTGAAATAAGCAGCACCGAAAATGGCCATGAAGCAATAACAACATCAACCATCAAGATAGAAGATGGATTCAGTACTACTACAATAGCCAAAGCAAGGGACAAACTTCAGTGTACACTAATATTCATCGATCTCTCCAGCAACGTTTCTAGAAACATTCATTCATCGGTCTTAGGAGTCTAGAATCTTAATATTA
This genomic window contains:
- the LOC104789136 gene encoding uncharacterized protein LOC104789136, which produces MYKGQKFYNGISFKECVTDYALLTGSNLKQYRYDRDAIGFKCIGAKGKCGWQVYAASLGDDPFWRITLYKDKHICIPNGECAMFSVPVIARIFLDKIREEPEYYMPAKMEKIVMEKWKISVTRPQCQASRRKALGWISLEYDTQFARLRDYGAEIMESNPGSVWILIPKTWKASCRPLIGVDGYFLKEKIKGQLLATLGRDADNAIYPIAWSVVQVENTDNLQWFVNRLKIDLDLGDGDGYIIMSYRQKGLIKAIELELPMVEHRKCVRHIYGNLKKIHPSKKLLKKHL